In Leopardus geoffroyi isolate Oge1 chromosome B4, O.geoffroyi_Oge1_pat1.0, whole genome shotgun sequence, the DNA window AAAAGCTCTCCGAGGAATAGTCTAGAATAACATTTTGAAGCAGAAATACACTTACCAGATTAAGTTAAACACTGCAGTGTGTGCTTCATTTTAGTAACCGAGCATTTATGATCATCATATCTATAACGTTTTCTGCAGAGCAGTGAGTTAATATGAAACAATATTATTATGAAAGATCTCCTGTTTAGGGATTAGGTAAAATCCCTCATAGTCTCCTCAATGAAGTAGAATGTCCCCCGTTGAACTTTTTTATAGAGGTCACTAAATTATCTTTTGCATCTCTTTTAGGGCTtaacaagcaaaaatgaattttgcccaagcctgtttttttttttcttttttgttatcaCTCATTCCTCATTCACGTTTCCATGAAGGTGATAGAGGTGTCTTTGAAGACTGTAATGCTATAAACCATACACTGAGTACAGTTGCTTACAAAATAAGAGGTGTAAAGATTCTCGTGACGTTTCCTCGAGGGGACATAAAATCTTTGGGACGTAGCAGGTTACAAGTGGTGGAAACAGAAGAGAGCCAGAGCGGCAAGAATTTTTCACATAGTTTCATTACATGCATTTTGAGCAGTCATTCTGAAACAAACCTAGTAACAGAATTTACACCGTGCTCAGCGGAAGGGATGGACACACCCTTGTAGGATGTGCTacgagaggaagcagagaaaatacaGTCCAGAATTTACATTTCGTTTCCTTACGTGCCTGAACTGAATCTTTGCCAGGGTACGTCTTGAGTTGGAGTATAAATCTAGCCTGTAACCTGAATGCCAGATGACTACACACTCACTTTGAATTCTAAGGATAAGGTTCAGAAGTTTGAGTCGAGAAAAAATAGAGCTCATGGATACACTGACACAGTCATAAAATCTGTCAACAGTCTCTTCACAGTGAAGAGACCAAGCTCATgtgattcatttaaaatgaatccATGAGACTGGCCTTGGGCTCCAGCAGCCCCCCAATGCGCGTCTCTGTTTTCCAACCAGGATGTTGACAACGCTTCTTTGGCACGTCTTGACCTTGAGCGCAAAGTGGAATCCTTGCAGGAAGAGATTGCCTTTTTGAAGAAACTACATGATGAGGCAAGTGGAGCCCCTTTTTGTGGGTGAATGTGGGTGAACGTGGGTGAAGTTGTCCCCAGATGTGGCTCGACCGACCTCCTGTCTGTTCTTTCTTCAGGAAATCCAGGAGCTACAGGCTCAGATCCAGGACCAGCACGTCCAAATCGACGTGGATGTTTCCAAGCCTGACCTCACCGCCGCCCTGCGAGATGTACGCCAGCAATATGAAAGCGTGGCTGCCAAGAACCTTCAGGAGGCCGAAGAATGGTACAAGTCCAAGGTAGGACGCTAGTCCGTGTGGCTAGAACAAAAGAAGAGCATTTTGCTCTGAAAATGCTTGCACCCGTCTGTGATTCCTATACATACCCGTTAGCTCCAGTCAGAAAGCTGGCTTGAACGTCTTCAAACTTCTTGAACTTCTTGTTCAAGTTTAATTTGTTGCTGCAGCCTCCCCATCACTCACGACTTCTCTTTTCCACCCCTCCTTCTTAACCCTACATCAAAGTAACTCCCAACACCATGCCCTTGACCCCCACCCTTGAACGAGGGCAGTAGATCACGTCTCTACTTGAACATATCAGTGTTGGCATTCCATCACTCCCCCTCTGCTTTTCAGAACAGAAATGCAGACGTATTCTGAGAGACAAGGAgatttgaagttaaaaatacGGAGCATGGTTTGGATTATGTGTCGTTTATTTGTTTGGTCACCATCTTTAAGATCTGCCGGTTTTCTGGGGAAGGTAGGATCTTAGAGGATTGGAAACCAAGTGGCTTGGGGGGGgtctacattttttatttgttttttgacagTTTGCTGACCTCTCTGAGGCTGCTAACCGGAACAATGATGCCCTGCGCCAGGCGAAGCAGGAATCAAATGAGTACCGGAGACAGGTCCAGTCCCTCACCTGCGAAGTGGACGCCCTCAAAGGGACTGTGAGTATCAGACCCCCATAAAAGAGGGAACATAACCAGTCTGCACCATCCACATGGACCGAGCTAATGGCGATATCTGAACAAAacttcaaatgaagaaaaagcgATTTTTTAATCCAAAGACCATGAGTTGTCAGGACGGGTTCAAAAAAGCACTTTGGGGTCTGAAGATTTGAGCTTACACGGGCCTTATTGTTCTAATACTTGAGCCTTTCTTCCCCCCTGTAGAACGAGTCTCTGGAACGCCAGATGCGTGAAATGGAAGAGAACTTTGCCGTCGAAGCTGCTAACTACCAAGACACTATTGGCCGCCTGCAGGATGAGATTCAGAACATGAAGGAGGAAATGGCTCGTCACCTTCGCGAATACCAAGACCTGCTGAATGTTAAGATGGCTCTTGACATTGAGATCGCCACCTACAGGAAGCTGCTGGAAGGCGAGGAGAGCAGGTATGGCACGAGGGCTTGTGTGCCTGAATTAACAGCCACCATGTATTAGGTATTCTGTCACTCATTTGACATTCCTCACCTCATTTCATCTTGGGAACGTATCTTCAAGGTAGCTACTGACCACTTTTTATAGATACGGAACCTTCGGTCAGGAAGTTTAGTTTGACCTAGTTAGAGTTAgtcaggggcagagctgggatttgaactcttAACTGTCTGAGCACCAACGCTTTTCCCActctgtgatgcctccagttcaCTCCCCTGTGGAGAAGATACTTGGGGTAAAAGATTGTCAATGTACTAATGAGGCCACTATAGGTAAATATGTCTGAAGCAAATCCCTCACGCCATGAACTACAGGAATACATTGTCTCCTTTGATGAAAACAAGAAGTGAATGAATTTGTGCCTTATTCTTTGAGctgttttccaaaaattttactgtttttatctttttataggattgctctgcctcttcccaactTTTCTTCCCTGAACCTGAGGGGTAAGCATGTGATTgcccttttttgaaaaattttagcaGCTTTGTAACCAGTCTGTTCATGATAAAGCACTCATTTGTTAAATGATACTTGGAAATGCCATACAAATTAAAATCCTGTAAAATATCCATAGTTTTTAGATCCAAGTACTGGCTTACAGTCTGTGCTTCCAGTTAAATTTAAACTACATTGACTTCTTCCTTTGGGGTGTAACTGAAATAGTCCATCTTGATGCTGGGCTTTCAAACGGGTATTAAGTCTCTAGAATTCTTTTGGGAGCAGCACTTGGAGCAATTATGAACCACAGTCATAATTCTTTGGCCAGTTActtgtaaaattttcaaatgtccTTTTTCCTCATTTGgggcttttttctttattcagaaaCCAATCTGGATTCACTTCCTCTGGTTGACACTCACTCAAAAAGAACACTTCTGATTAAGACGGTCGAAACCAGAGATGGACAGGTTGGTATCTTTCACTCAAAATCGGCATCATCTCAGGCCGGCATGGATAGCCTTGTGAATCACTAAGTCTGTATCTCAGATACACCTggttaattggggggggggggttccgtTTAACCCGTGACCCCTCAAAAGAGAATAGGCCTCTTCTCCTGGCATGACCCCCAGCCAACTAGTTATTTGGTTCCTCAATGTGGAGGTGAGATCGCAATCTACCTATAGTCCAAAATAAAGGATTTCTTTCTATGGTCCTTAATTTAAAATGGGAGCACAGCCTCTTTCCGTTACTTTCTAGACTCGCTTCATGAGCTCCTTCATTAGAACCTCAATCCCAGGAATGTTTTGATACTGGACATATGGCCTTCCCTACTGACTGCCTCCTCAATGCTCCTGTGTCCTCTGACGTAGTGCAGGGACATGTCCTACGATCACGTCGTTTCTTGTTCGTTCCCTATGCCATGAAAGAAATGGCCGAAATCTATTGTAACCTTTGTGGAATCTTCCCTTGCCCATAAACTTCAAGTGTACGTTCTGTACAATTAGAATGCCTTCATTGCTTTTAAGCTTTGCTGCATAGGATGATCACAGCATCCTTCAGAAACAtagttcagttttcttttcttaaacccTAACATTCCATTGGATACTTAATCTGCTTGTAGGTGAAGAGCGGCTTACGTATGCATCTGTCCCTTCTAGCTGGGACCCTTCTTGTGTATAATCAACATGACCTGCCTGTTTTCACAATAAATTCTATTTCGTAGGGATTTTTCTTTGTCGTGCTCAATGGGGTAACTGAATCTTTAGCATGTAGTACCGTATttgatttgaatttgaatttttttgcaGGTTATCAATGAAACTTCTCAGCATCACGATGACCTTGAGTGAAGATTGCACAGACTCGGTGCAGCAATATATTACcagcaagaataaaataaaaaaaaaagaaatccatatcTTAAAGAAACAGCTTTCAAGTGCCTTTCTGCAGTTTTTCAGGAGCGCAAGATAGATTTGGAATAGGAATAACCTTTAGTTCTTAAGAACCAACACTCTTAAAAGATTTAGAGAAAAGTTTACAAACATAATCTAGTTTACGAAGAAAACTTGTGCtaggatactttttaaaaagtatttttgaatacCATTAAAACTGCTTTTTTCCAACAAGTGTCTGACCAACTTGTTTCTGCTTCAATAAATCTTTGGAAAACTCTTTGGCTGTGTTACTTTTTTGATAATATCTCCACAGTTCTCCCAAGTTTACGAGGATGTATGTGTTAGTCAAATACTTTTTAGTCCTACTGGTTCATTTGTCACAAAAATCTAGGCTAACTTGATAAATCCAACTTCTCTATGCTTGAGGTATAGTTCTTGACTGAGTCACTTACAGGTAGACTTCACTTCTTTTCAATTACATTATTTGAACTTAAATAGACGATCTATCATAAAACAACTTGTACGAAAACGACAGGTCTTTTCACAAGATGAGTTCAGCAGGGTCCATGTCCAGGTGTGATTTCATTCTAGCAAACAGACTTTCTAAACCCAAAGACTTAGGCTGAATGAAAACTTCTGGGGGAATGCAGCATATGGGAAGCTCGGACTCCCCCCCTGGGAGTTAGAATATATGGCAATGGCAGTGCATCAGGTGCATCTCTGTTAGCAAGAGGCAGGAAGGGACAGGTCCATCAAGTTTCAGCGAATGACACTTGCATTTCTGTGtctaactatatatatataatatctataagtgtactttttaaatgttggtttatttttgagagagcgtgagttgggaaggggcagagagagagggagacgcagaattcaaagcaggctccagggtctgagctgtcagcacaagagcctgacgtgaggctagaactcacaaaccgcgagatcgtgacctgggctgaagtcggacacttgaccgactgagccatccaggcacctctatctatagatatttttaaagactggtgTTTGCAGacagaaaataagggaaaatcCCTACCTTCTGGCTGAGGGGTTTAATACTTGTGAATCACAAGGTAAAGTGATGCTAACTAAGCGTAATGAGCTTGCAAAACCTGGAACAGTGAGAATAAATGGTACAGTCGGGAGAAGCTTCAGGACCCAGAGGATGGATAGAGAGATAGAGCTGAGATAAAACAGGACACAGAgggttggagcacctgggtggctcgctgggttaagcatccaactcttgatttcggctcaggtcgtgatctcatgtttgtgggatcaagccccatgtggggctctgcactgacagcacggagcccgcttgggattctctcacttcctccctctcttcccctcccctgtccacactctctctttcttaaaataaataaacttaaattgggggcggggaggcacctgggtggctccgtcagttgagcgtccgacttcagctcaggtcatgatctcatggtttgtgagttcaagccccacatcgggctcactgctgacagtgcagagtccgctttggatcctctgtctccctctctgcccctcccccagttgcaccctctcaaaaataaataaaacatcaccaaaaaaaattttttaatagggGACAGAGGGTATTGTCTGGAGGCAAAGGAGTAGTAATGGTTGGTAGTGTGTGTGTTCTGGGGGGAACTCCTTTGGGTAAAACCCTGTGCTTCTCGACCTCCCGGATTTCCTCTATAATATGATCCCCTCTCCTCCAGGAATGATGTGGCGGGCGTTTGCTGTAACGTTCAGGCATGCGCCTCTACCTCTCTTGAGTTGCCAAGGGGAATAGTAGGTAGTGCATGCAAAGCCCGCCTCAGTGCCAGACATTGTGTGCTGAGTAACACTGGCTGCGATTGACATCGCTTTTGTTGTGGGGGCCGCGCACAAGTGAAGAAAGGATTGGCTGGGGAGATGACCCCCAGCTGGGGTGACTCTACATCCCAGTTTGCCCCATGGTCTTGttgtttaaacattatttatgaaGACTGCCCTATTCAGACTCCTAACTGTATTCAttcagtaaatctttttttatttatttatttatttttaacgtttatttacttttgagacagagagagagcatgaacaggggagggtcagaaagagagggagacacagaatcggaaacaggctccaggctctgagttgtcagcacagagcccgacacggggctcgaacccacggaccgcgagatcatgacctgagccaaagtcagacgctcaaccaactgagccacgcaggcgcccctcattcagtAAATCTTACAGAAAAGGGTGTTTACCCTGAGAATCCTTGAgcgtgcctgcccctcccccagcccccatatACACACAACTGGTGTGTTGAATGGTGCAATCCGCGTTAACACAGCAAACATCCAAGACTTTGGGCCCTGAGAGGCTTTTGctattggactcttggttttgttttctgtccgTTAGCCATTCCTACCACCATGCCCCCAGCCTCCTAACCCTATTTTTCATGCCTCCTCTGTCATTTCTCCTCCACCTCTGGCTCAGGAGGGTCATCCAGGGAAGAcataagccccatgttggtcttcTTCAAACATGtgaccttttattattatttaaaaaaaaaaaagtcaagctatGGTTTTTGTCCCCGGGAGGAAAGGAACCAGGGTAACAGGGAGTTCCGCCCCTCTACTTTGAGACTCATGGGCTCCCCAGCCTTCAAGATCCCTTCCAGCTCTTTCTCACATCACCTCCCCAAAATGGCAAAGATGAGCCAGCGTCCCTTATCTGGGACTGTCAGAAATTAGCCTCTAATGAAAAGCCTCGTAGGGGCCCACCTCATAGGAATTCAAATCTATttaagccttttttatttttatctttaattatacTTCTAGCATTTTCCTTATCTTCCACtttgaaaaactaataaaaagaaactatgttCTCACCACCTATGGTGGAACAAAGATTAATGCTCggttcttttatatttaacattaatCCGAGATTAacggagataaaaaaaaaaggagggcgcAGGGTGAAGGAACAGTGACACGAAGTGAGGGCTGGGAAAtttaccggggggggggggtgctgggaacCCCACAGAAATCAGGTGATAACGGAGTCCTGCTAAGTTGTCTCACAGTCGTGACGGATGAAGAGACGGCGGGGAATGAGAAAAACGTTTGATTTAGTCGCAAGTCACCTAATGGAGGATACAGCTTCCGGGGACGAGCCTCTGACAAAGCACTGGGACCAGGAAACCTCACTGGGCTGTGGTGACACGTGAGTGTTGCCTGGTGATGAAGGAAGGGACGGCATGGAGAACACCGGCTTCCCCTCCTGTTTTCCCGAAGAAAGCGAGGAAAAAACCAAACACTATGCCTGCAAGAGGGCTTTCTCTGCAGGAGGCCAGGCTTCAGCTAAAAAGAAAAGGGTCTGTTTTCAGCTGTgatggctgccataacaaaatgctacAGACTGGAGGGGGGTGGGCCTTAAACCACTGACGTTCAtcgtctcccagttctggaggctggagctccaggatcaaggtgttggcaaggttggtTTATTCCGAGGTGGCTCTCCTTAACTAATCTCTTCTTACAAGGTGAcaagtcacattggattagggaCCGTCCATATGACCACATGTTACCttcattacttctttaaagaccccatctccaaatacggtcacatGCTAAGGTACCACCATACTGGGGGTTCGAACTTCAACATACGACTATGGAACTGTGGGGGAGGGAAGCCTCCcggggaggggacacaattcagcccataacagggTCCCAGTTAAACATTTGGAGAAcattctcctcctctgtcttcaaaataaagCCTGTGAGAGAGATTTTCAAAAGGCCCTAAGTTTCCGAAGTCACCGATGGCTAACACACTGATGACAGATTTGTGGCCGTCTGGGACTATTCGACTTCTTCACCTTTTCAAATCCCCTCTCTAGGAGGAGAGCGGTGTGAGGCAAATCCTTCGGAGACTTTCTACAAACAGCTATCGTGTAAGGCAAGCACTTCTTTAAGGGCACTGTAGGAAGTGAACAAGGAACTGTGGAAAGCCACAGCTGCGGAAGAGGCAACAGAACCATTTAGTAGGCTTTCCTCGGAAGATTTTCCACAGTCCCAGACCAGTATAAAGCTACCTTCTCTTGGAAAGCTCAACTCTCCTGGGTGTATCGGGCACTGTGTTGGGCACTGGCTGCATAACCACAAAGTCAGCCTCCTTACCGAGTTCATACATAGCCTATCAGTGCAGCGAAGAAGAACCGTGCTATTGACTGAAGACCGGTGTGCCCCCAAAttgcatatgttgaaattctaaacCCCAGTGTGgtggcattaggaggtggggcctgggggaggcaatcaattaattaattaatttggggAGGTAATTCATgaggtagagccctcatgaatgggatgaGTGCCCTTGAGACAAGACACCAGAGGACAtgctttccctctcctctgctttctgcTCTGTGAGGTACTGTGTGAGGTTGCtttctgcaaaccaggaagaaggctctcaccagacactggatctgctggcaccttgatcttggacttcccaacctccagaacggtgagaagtGCACTTCTGCACTTCTGTTCAATTTAGTTCTCTTCAGCTGGAGTCAGCATGGAGAAGGGGCAAGTTCTGTCCTCGGAGTTCAGACTGGGGATCCTAATCCTGATACTGGTCATAGCGCAGCGTGGGCCTTGTCTCTCCAGCATATGAAAAATTTCCGGTCTTCTCCTTTACCGTCTTGGTTATATGAATTATAGATATTTTTTCGTCCTTGTCTGCTAATGCCAAGACATGAATCACATGTGAATCACATGTGACTTTGTTcatattgtttgttttctcttttggtttgtGATTATTTGGTGCTGTCCTTAGGATGCCTCACAATTTTTTAACTGGATGCTGAAAATCTTTAAATGAATACTCGTTCAGGCTCTGGACAGCATGCGCATCctctaaagaggaagaaaagttttctttgtaCAGACAAACAGAGTATCAGTGGATCACCTTGATCCTGGGAAGGGTTAATCTTAGCCTTTGTGAGGGCTGGTGTATTTTAACTCCATTATCTTAATACTGTTGCTTACCTCTCAAGTGTATCTCTCAGCCCTAGTGTGGGGGACATTTCTGAGACTCAACTTTGCCATAAACTGTGTTTATGAAAGCCCTCCCACCTTGGCAGAGCTTAAACTCTAGCCTATGCTTCTCCAGCACTGAactctctgctcattttttttagcTTCCCTCCTACTGTCTCTGGTAGGCTTCTTGGTGTCTTGTCCTAAATAAATGCGGCTTCTGAGATGGCCGACAACTGGAATGAATCTCTGTCCCCTTAGCCTAATGGGAATCCATCCCATGTTTGAGTTCTCCCTCATTTAGAAATTACCctcttagggggcgcctgggtggcgcagtcggttaagcgtccgacttcagccaggtcacggtctcgccgtctgtgagttcgagccccgcgtcgggctctgggctgatggctcagagcctggagcctgtttccgattctgtgtctccctctctctctgcccctcccccgttcatgctctgtctctctctgtcccaaaaataaataaaaacgttgaaaaaaaattaaaaaaaaaaaaaaaaaaagaaattaccctCTTAGGAAAAAATGAGTGTGGATTTTACGTTGGATACTTTTCTTGTCTTAAGGAGTATAGCCCTCAATCTCAATTCTTGACCCTGTTGGTTGCTCTCAAACATATtcaaagaggtgtgtgtgtgtattccagcTATTATACTGAGGGAGATATTCAAGTTGTCTATGGGCACTAGGAAACATACACCTGCAAAACTCAGCTTAAACCAACATTATGTGGTTCTCTGGGTTGACTGGGCTCAGCTAGGGAGAGTTCACTTGGGATCATTTATGCAATTGCGGTCAGTTGGTAGCCGAGGCTAGGTCATCTGGAGGCTCAACTGGACAGGACATAGAAGATAGCATCTCGTTATTATGCCTCTTGCCTCAGTGCTCCTTGGTTTCTTTAACTACCCTCCTATTGTCTCATAATCTGAGGCGTGGGCTTCTCACAGCGTAGTATCAGGATAGTATCCTTACAGTGTGACCCACTGCTAAGAGGTAGGAAACAGAAATGTCCGGTTTTGATAAGGGCTGTGTCCGTAAACTAACACGGCATAGCTTCCAGTATAAACTATCAGTCAAGCAAGTCACAGAAACCACACAAAGTCAACAGTGGACAAATAGACTCTATCTTTTGGTGTGAGAGTGGCAAGGTCACAACACAGAAGAACACGTGGAATGAGAGATActgtggccatctttggaaaataccatCTGCCACACAAGCTCCTCTGTTAGGGTTGAAATGGGTAGTCCCAATAAAACTTAGCTcaagaagatacagaaaacttgaggtttttcttgaaagaaaatatcaagaaCAGATCTCCCAACAattgaattctaccaagcatttaatgTACAGAGTCCAAAGCATCACAACAAACACTTTGAAATCATAGAAATGAAGGAATATTTTCTAACGCAGCGTATGAAGAGAGCACaaccttaattttaaaagtaggcAAAGATACAAAATAGGACATGAATAAATTTGCAGATCAACTTTATTCATGGATATAGATGCGAATATCTTACTGAAACATCAACAAACCAGATTAGGTTGGCTAAGTTTCTTTGAAAAGCCAAAGGCGGGACGAGCTGTACAAGACATGTGTTGTGAAGGAGCAATGGAAAGACATAGGAATAGACGGGTGAGCCCTTAGGCTGCATTATAGGTCTAAtgccagagaaaggagaggactTTCTCAGAAGGACTGACTAATAGGAATAGTGTCAGACTGCAAGGCAGATTCAAGAAAGTTCCAGCAAAGCCTATAGGGTGCTCCCCAAGTCAATCACTGGCTAGATGAATCCTATGGGCCACAGGAATGGATCAGTATTATTTTCCGTATGTTCAGTCATTGGTTTGGGAGCAAAAGGTTGGCAGTGGGGCTATCACTCAATTACGCTTTCTGAAACAGCAGATGCAAGTGATGTATTTCCTTGCCACTACACAAATctagcaatatatttttaaaatccatatatgtattataagcgtataaaaatataaagataataaatgCTGTGTATGGCTCAGGAATAcaagattacttaaatattaaaaatcaattagcATAATTTAACATGTTAACATATTAAAGGGGAAAACCATACAAACAGCATAAcaggtacagaaaaaaattacGTAATATGCAACATTTAatcattataaaaacattttaattttttttttcaacgttttttattcatttttgggacagagagagacagagcatgaacgggggaggggcagagagagagggagacacagaatcggaaacaggctccaggctctgagccatcagcccagagcctgacgcggggctcgaactcacggaccgcaagatcgtgacctggctgaagtcggacgcctaaccgactgcgccacccaggcgcccctataaaaacattttaaaaacagtaatataaaGGACCGTTCTTAAATTGATATGAGGtagctagaagaaaacaggagtaaacataaaaaaacaatggTGAAATAACATAACTATTCCCTTTAAGACCAAGAACAAGGATACCCCGTTCCTATCCAGCATCGTGCTATCggaaaaaatagagaactaaAAAGCAACGTAAAGAAGAGGGAAGACTGTCATTAATTGCAAATGACAGTGTTGCTTTTTGGAAAacccaaaactatctacacaCAAATCATTTACAAAGAAACGCAAAGGGCTGAGAAGAGATGAGACCCTCTTTTCGATGAGTTGATTGAGATGAACGTCAAGATGGGAAGATATCTTCCCATGTAGGGAAATCGTAAAATAGAATAATGTGCTATTGATGCAGAGATAGACATCAAGAGACATTAATAGAGTACCCCCAAATAACCCAGGTACCTTAGAGAGTTcgggctactataacaaaatgccatagactgggtggcttaaacaacaaacatttatttcttggttCTGGAGGTTAGGGGCCTAAAAACAAGCTGGGACTGGTGAGGGACCACTTCCTGGTTTTCAGACAGCTACCTGCATACTGTGTCCTCACAGTAtgatctcttcttataagggcacaaaTCCCACTGTAAGGACATCTCTATCATGATCTCATCTAAGCCTAATTACCTTCAGTCTCCCCGGTACCAAAGACCCTCCCAAATACCATCAATCACATTGGGGTTTAGggtttttaacatatgaattttgaagggacacaaacattcagtccctgacaccaaatatatggaaatttgcTCTATGATAGAGTTTGTATTGTTCTAAGATGCATAACCGGAAGAAAATCATTTTGAGAAAACCACTTAAAGGTGTTGGGAGAGGTCAGCGAGAACACGTGACTGCTAATTGACCCGAGCTGAACATCAGCCATCAgaatctcctccctcccttccctgtccttACAATGTACATTCTGCTTGCCTTCCCTACACCCAGAAGCTGTCTGAAGAGTACGGCCTTAAGAGAGTGATGTGGTGTTGAAATCTGATGGTATATCCAGTTAAGACCTCTGTATAAACGTTCAAGAGTAGTTGACAGGCAGGTGTGGAGATCTACT includes these proteins:
- the VIM gene encoding vimentin, with translation MSTRSVSSSSYRRMFGGPGTGSRPSSSRSYVTTSTRTYTLGSALRPSTSRSLYASSPGGSYATRSSAVRLRSSVPGVRLLQDSVDFSLADAINTEFKNTRTNEKVELQELNDRFANYIDKVRFLEQQNKILLAELEQLKGQGKSRLGDLYEEEMRELRRQVDQLTNDKARVEVERDNLAEDIMRLREKLQEEMLQREEAESTLQSFRQDVDNASLARLDLERKVESLQEEIAFLKKLHDEEIQELQAQIQDQHVQIDVDVSKPDLTAALRDVRQQYESVAAKNLQEAEEWYKSKFADLSEAANRNNDALRQAKQESNEYRRQVQSLTCEVDALKGTNESLERQMREMEENFAVEAANYQDTIGRLQDEIQNMKEEMARHLREYQDLLNVKMALDIEIATYRKLLEGEESRIALPLPNFSSLNLRETNLDSLPLVDTHSKRTLLIKTVETRDGQVINETSQHHDDLE